The nucleotide sequence AAATTGtagaataaacatttaacCGAATTGCTTGAAagtatatatgtttatgtatattaacatatatatgtatattagagATGCCACGAATAGTTGAttggccgaataccgaatattcGGCAATGCTGTCGGCCAAAGCGCCACATAGCGCCGAATATTCGGCCACCGAATATTCGGCGCGAAATACATGCTTGTCGGGGGCGCGTTCGCTGGAATAAGACAAGTTAAAACCTGTTTTCCTCGTTGCGTTGGCGCGGCAGGAGATCGATggctatttgtttcaattcaattgcGAGTAAATCACGTCAAGGATAGTCGTCTAGATAGGAAGGCCGATCCTTACAAGTGGTGGTTAGCAAACGAAAAAGGATACCCAAACCTTTCGAAATTTGCTAAAGTGTATCTTTCTGTGTATAGTGAGACATTATTTTCTGAGGCTGGTATCATTTATGATGAAAAGCGTAGTCGTTTGCTACCAATAAATACTGAAAAGCTTGTTTTTATCCATCACAACTTAccactgatcaattttaatttctaaagagttgtaatttggaaataaatagataattttgagtaatatgatgttttttttcattgatgcTGCCGAATATTCGTGGCATctctaatgtatttttaattctacataaaacTCCTGGCACATTTAACATTCATTGGAATGAGCCAGGATTAAAATTTAGTTgtcaatatatatgtacaaacaattacatataaagttttaaacttACAGGGTGATCGAAGACATTATCGCAGGAAAGATGTCACTACAACTCATTTAACAACATCAACATCTGAAAATCGTTTGTTGTGTGTACCATTACTTCAAGCGGAACGTGCTTGGGCTCATGCGATGCAATTGCGCCAAGAAGCTAATACAGAGCCAAGAAAGAAGTTTCACCTTGTCTCTAGACTAAAGAAAGCATGCTCCCATGCACATTTACTATTACAGTTATGTGAGGTATTGTGGaacattaaacaaaagaaCTAAATAAGTCTTAAATTTGtgtgatacatatatttggATGTTATcactaaacatttaaattcaatgaaagTTGTTTTGAActaaaattctcatttatttatatatatatgtcaccatacatttttatattattttaaacaaattaaaatttgtctgTAGACTTGGAATTTGTGTGAAATTTAAGGAGTAGGTTGCAcagcatataatttttattgttatgtatgcAAGTTATTTGAGTGTGGAACTTAGCATACTTCACCACAAATTGCACTAGCTTGCACCAAGGGAGGTACCCCCATAgaatatttatgtgaattaGGAGAatactattttgttttgtttggtaGTTGGGGAGCCTTTatctttttcctcacccttcccagtccattcctttattctcgCCATCAATCCTATCCTTCTGCCCTACCAATTCATTTCCAAACACACCACCTTTGCAATTGTTCATGGGTTGTAGTTAATTACCATCTGGCGAACCACTGGCTCAGTTGCCCTcagttattgtataaaaaaaatgttaaatttattcaccAATTTCCTTGTTGCAATTCATATGAATGTTTCATGGTGATTTCTTATAACTGAAATTGTtgcattatttcaataaaacgatATTGCTTAGACAAATAATGAGTTATTGATTAGCAAAGCGGCGTGTGCGACGCGCGCACGCAGCTGGAGGCGGGCGCGTACGCGGCGTGGCTGAGCGGCGCGCTGCTGGTCGAGCTGCAGCAGTGGCGCCCCGCCGCGGAGAGCCTCAAGCGCGCCCAGATCGTGCTCGAGAAGCTGTGCGCGGCGCTGCCCGAGGACGAGAGGACTGTGTACAAGCAGAAGGTCAGTTCCATGtggatttaattaacaaatttgatttaatttgatttgccCGTTTAACAGGTGATGGCGAAGTATGTCGAATTGTTCCACATAACGTCtgtgttcttttttaaaattatcacctgaagtataaatttataaaaatgttacaaaaccGCACTTAATACGAGTCAGCACGACGTTAGCAATTTTTATCTCCTATCATTTAGTAAATTAGCATTTGGCTGTCATTATCCCGAGTCaaataatcacattttataaacCAACAAGAACAAACCTACCAATCGACAGTACAAACGAGTATTACTTCACTTTATACTGAACATCTAAATTCAATGTAAACAATTCCAGGGGCATCAAAACTTAGttacagatatttaaatatacctagtcttgccataaatattgtaataaagaaaaaagaaaattgttaactgcaaataacatttattaNNNNNNNNNNNNNNNNNNNNNNNNNNNNNNNNNNNNNNNNNNNNNNNNNNNNNNNNNNNNNNNNNNNNNNNNNNNNNNNNNNNNNNNNNNNNNNNNNNNNNNNNNNNNNNNNNNNNNNNNNNNNNNNNNNNNNNNNNNNNNNNNNNNNNNNNNNNNNNNNNNNNNNNNNNNNNNNNNNNNNNNNNNNNNNNNNNNNNNNNNNNNNNNNNNNNNNNNNNNNNNNNNNNNNNNNNNNNNNNNNNNNNNNNNNNNNNNNNNNNNNNNNNNNNNNNNNNNNNNNNNNNNNNNNNNNNNNNNNNNNNNNNNNNNNNNNNNNNNNNNNNNNNNNNNNNNNNNNNNNNNNNNNNNNNNNNNNNNNNNNNNNNNNNNNNNNNNNNNNNNNNNNNNNNNNNNNNNNNNNNNNNNNNNNNNNNNNNNNNNNNNNNNNNNNNNNNNNNNNNNNNNNNNNNNNNNNNNNNNNNNNNNNNNNNNNNNNNNNNNNNNNNNNNNNNNNNNNNNNNNNNNNNNNNNNNNNNNNNNNNNNNNNNNNNNNNNNNNNNNNNNNNNNNNNNNNNNNNNNNNNNNNNNNNNNNNNNNNNNNNNNNNNNNNNNNNNNNNNNNNNNNNNNNNNNNNNNNNNNNNNNNNNNNNNNNNNNNNNNNNNNNNNNNNNNNNNNNNNNNNNNNNNNNNNNNNNNNNNNNNNNNNNNNNNNNNNNNNNNNNNNNNNNNNNNNNNNNNNNNNNNNNNNNNNNNNNNNNNNNNNNNNNNNNNNNNNNNNNNNNNNNNNNNNNNNNNNNNNNNNNNNNNNNNNNNNNNNNNNNNNNNNNNNNNNNNNNNNNNNNNNNNNNNNNNNNNNNNNNNNNNNNNNNNNNNNNNNNNNNNNNNNNNNNNNNNNNNNNNNNNNNNNNNNNNNNNNNNNNNNNNNNNNNNNNNNNNNNNNNNNNNNNNNNNNNNNNNNNNNNNNNNNNNNNNNNNNNNNNNNNNNNNNNNNNNNNNNNNNNNNNNNNNNNNNNNNNNNNNNTTTCCATACAAAAGCACTTAAGTGATATGAAAGTATAAGAAAGCaatgataatttgtttatctaGGATCCAAAaacgtatgtatataaaaaataaaaaataaacgatcCAAAAACTAtacgtatgtatataaaaaataaacaagtatttGTATGGTGTAAACTTTTACATCGAAGCGTGATTTTTCACTTTACCGTGGCAAAAATTAGTCTTATATCACTGTCTCTTCTTTCCTTCTATAACTCTCACTCCCTTCTATCTAGACACAAAAAAAGCTCCATTGCGACACGACAGAcacataaacacacacatttcgaggaattaaaaaaaaaatcttcattcatcataaattttttgattaattattatacccAGCTAGTTAAAGTACATTTcgaattatctaaataaaataaaatatttgcacaGGTTGAAGAGTTAAATCCGAGCCTTCGTTACTGTGCGTACAATATCGGCGACGAATCAGCGGCCGGCGATCTGGTTGCCATGCGCGGCCAAGGGCTCATCGAAAACTTGGACTCTTTGATGGCGCAAGCTAAGTATGCATATCGTTTAGCTGTTATTACCAGATTTTCggttaatatgttttaagtaGCACAGTGAGATCTTGAGgccaaaatcaaatataaataagctattCTAACATGATCTCTATTTTTGTCATGCTTGATCACACTTTATGATAAGTTATGCTAATgattgtgtttaaaaaaagcttaaataaagatcggatataatttaaaggttttttgtatttctgttttaaatttaatatatatatattgcagaaaaaaaatccaaaagtccaattttctaaacattaatattatataaatccatctttacatttattgctattgttattatatgatccattcatataatttgtaataaccTCAACGATCTATGTATTCTGATGGAATAAGGAATAAGATCTGGaatgattaatatatttcttaacagGGAATCGCGCTCTGGCGTGATGCACGAAGTGGAATGGCGTGGTCGTCGAGTGACAGTACGGCCGGAAAAGGTGCGACTGTTCCTCATTGCACTGCAAGATCTAGACAAGTCTGTCGAAAACGCTCCATCTAGCCAGGCCAAGATCGATATCCTCGAGAATATACTGATGGACTGCAAGGACGCCATATCGGCGATCAAGGATGAAATCAAAAACGATCCTAAGCTTAAGTCTGCGTCCGAGACACAAATGTCCGGAATCAACTATCTGCTGTCGTACTTGATGTACATAAGACTCATGCGCACGATCCATAGAAACAATCTCATGATCCAACAAGCCGAGGAGGCGCGTAAGAACAACACGCCGATCGATGGGAAGAAGGTGCGCCCCCAGGATTTGACTAGATTGTACGAGATCATCTTGCAGAACTACTCTGAGTTACAGCAACTGCCCGGCTTCGAAGATGACAACGCATACCAAAACGATATCGAAACCGAAGTGAAAGCCTACAAGGCTTTCCGCTGCTATTATATAGCTCAAGTGTTGACCACGTTGAGGCGTTTCAGGGAAGCCTTGGCGATGCTCGAGCGATGCAGTGCATACACTGTAGAGTCCATCGCGAATAAACACCAAGATAAGCATTTGTTGGAGAAATTACAGTCACTACAAAAAGACATAGAGACTTGTAAATTCGAAGTTCACGCTGACTCTGTCCTTGAAGATGAAGATGACGACgaggaaataaaatacacttcTAGCGGAAAGCCATACAAAGACAAGAAGCCGCTAGTGGACCGTTTGGATGAATATCGCGAAGATACGCAAGTTCTGACGAAGAATCCGAACATTTATAAACTACCACCACCTATGGAAGCCGTACCATGTAAACCATTGTTCTTTGATCTTGCCTGCAATTTCATTGAATTCCCTAACTTGGACGATAAAACTGGCGTCGCAAACAAGAAGCAAGCAGCTGGTATCACCGGACTCGTTAAGGGTTTCTTGGGCTGGGGCAAAGGAGGCCAATAATATGGTCGCAAGTGGTATAAggagaaaatattacaaaagcatttgtatttgttgcttgttttattatatttgtcgaagaaatgtgttgtttttttttatttacaattataccAAGGGttataacgaaataataagttctataacaaaaatatataacacaaaattaaaacttgtCCAGTtggataatacaaaaatagataacttttaaacaatatattttacaccaTGTAACATGCTAATCACATTCATCTTATAACTGTGATATAATTTAGTTGTATATACAATCTCTTCTACTTAAGCTATAGGCGACAAATACGtaaagtaacaaaaattaaaaatggctTAAATCGGATCGCAATATAAGTATGGAAAGATGAAGCGGTAAGCaccttgtaattttataatttagtaccCGAGTGTgaacacaaacaaatttaaatagtatcaCAATATACATCTAACGTGGGGCTAGAGGTGGCCAGTGGGCCGTGTCATGGGAAATGGCGTCTGCGTTCGAGATCACCTGTCCGCACGTAGGGCACACGTCCAATGCGCTTATATTCTTCCCTACGACCAACTCTTGCTGCTTTGCTATATCTGGCAAGAGAGCGACCAATTCCGGGAACAGTTCCTCAAATTTGTTCCCCAGGGCAGTTTTACAATGTTGGTAGAACTCCTCCGCGCTGATAATGCTGTCTCTGAACGCTCGAGATGCGACTTTGAAATCTTCCACCGCATCGCTCGTACCTAAAGCGGAAGCGAACTTCTTGACTAGCGCACGATTTCTGCTCTCAAAGTTTGCCGGCGGCATGTACTGGTGCACGGGCGCGGGAAACGTCTGTCCCGCCGAGTTGGTGAAAGTCATCCCGTCGCACGGGGGACGCTTCTTAAATCCTGGAGGCACGCTGCCGTTCATCGTAGGCCTGCTTGCGGCTGGTGGGGGAACAAAACTATCAGCCTTCGGATTAAGGGGCGGATATTCTTTGGACTTCAACGAAAAGTCCCCATTTCCAGTTCTCGTAGTCGCATTAGTATTGTTTTTGTCAGTGATGGTCTTGATCTTTCTATCGGATTCCCCGCTACTATTGTTGTTGTTGACACTCGCCACTATGTACTCGTTCCGCTCGGTCACTCCATTAACGACTGTGTCGTTCTCTTTCTCTTTCTCTTTCTGAGCATTGAAATTGGCGTTccgtttctttttgtttttgtttttagtgtCCTCGTTATGTGACTGTGTGTTGGTTTGAGGTTGGGGCGGAGCGGGCTGGGGTCTCGATATCTGGAGTGGGACTGCTTGGGATTTCTTCTTTGCTTTTGTGTTTACTGGCAAAGTGGGGAAGTCTGCGACAGGGTTGAAAGTTGGTTCCCTGGGCGGCGGGTTCGGTTCCATTTGGTTGCGGGTCTGCTTCGACTTGTCCTTCGACTTGGAAACAGTTATCCACTGCGGAGGCGTGGTCGGTGCAGAAGACGATGAAAGCGCGGGAAACGCCTCGCTACTCAGTTGGGCTTTCTTATGCTGATGGCTTGGTTGCTTTTTCAGTGATTGCATTTCATCACTGTTAATCAGTGTTAcctgaaatacaaataatgattaacatcattaattttaataataataacatattgagGTATTAAAGTTAATGGGTTGATTTTATTTGCAGTTGTAATTTCACACATGCAACATTAATAGATGTCAAGACTGttccaaatacaataaatgaataggTATGATTTGGTTGAACAGAAtactatatattcattttggtgaatacatttatgtttaattagtaCGTAACTCCGGATAGAAAGGCCAGTGAAATGAGATAAGAAATGTTTGTTGTAAACAATCTAAACTTACTATGATAAGTCTATAAGGGTTTACCTTGGCTGGCTGTAGAGAGGCCGCACCAAGGCTGGGGTGGTCGTCCCTGGGCCCCAGCAGCGAGGGGAAGTCCTCATCGTTTAGTGGCTTCTTCGGGATGGTGATGCGGTTTCCACTTGTCTGTGTCAACCGGAAGTTGCTAGCACTTGCCGGCTGGCTGTGCACTTGGATCGACACGCTTGGCTGTTTAGCTGCGCACAtgcgataataatatataagaaaaaattataaagtaataatttaaatttccatacacacatatacacaaatataatgaaacaaagCAAAACAATTACTaggtatttgaatt is from Zerene cesonia ecotype Mississippi chromosome 15, Zerene_cesonia_1.1, whole genome shotgun sequence and encodes:
- the LOC119832711 gene encoding signal recognition particle subunit SRP68-like, which translates into the protein MVVLEEEIGDGQSITAEEGEKIECKITSSLSLEIFRIIKDAQQQHGLRHGDYQRYRGYCSRRIRRLRKVLKIPQGDRRHYRRKDVTTTHLTTSTSENRLLCVPLLQAERAWAHAMQLRQEANTEPRKKFHLVSRLKKACSHAHLLLQLCEQSGVCDARTQLEAGAYAAWLSGALLVELQQWRPAAESLKRAQIVLEKLCAALPEDERTVYKQKVEELNPSLRYCAYNIGDESAAGDLVAMRGQGLIENLDSLMAQAKESRSGVMHEVEWRGRRVTVRPEKVRLFLIALQDLDKSVENAPSSQAKIDILENILMDCKDAISAIKDEIKNDPKLKSASETQMSGINYLLSYLMYIRLMRTIHRNNLMIQQAEEARKNNTPIDGKKVRPQDLTRLYEIILQNYSELQQLPGFEDDNAYQNDIETEVKAYKAFRCYYIAQVLTTLRRFREALAMLERCSAYTVESIANKHQDKHLLEKLQSLQKDIETCKFEVHADSVLEDEDDDEEIKYTSSGKPYKDKKPLVDRLDEYREDTQVLTKNPNIYKLPPPMEAVPCKPLFFDLACNFIEFPNLDDKTGVANKKQAAGITGLVKGFLGWGKGGQ
- the LOC119832710 gene encoding E3 ubiquitin-protein ligase ZNF598-like — protein: MADSQGNDNTTCVVCFKNVVYYSIGECDHPVCFECSTRMRVLCLQNECPICRQDLAKVVFTDTVKPYKELRNKVFTDKLFERQFKIGFCSEEIKKSYEALLQNHCKICDNIPPFRTFTMLNDHMKRVHERYFCDLCVKHLRIFTSERKCYTRQELAHHRRKGDLDDTSHRGHPLCEFCEERFMDADELYRHLRKEHLYCHLCDVDGRNLYYASHSALAHHFRTEHYLCEEGECAGQHLTAVFRSEIDLKAHKATVHGRGMNRGAARQARTLELQFNITPHPTAVVQRVTRERPEPRSPSPPPPPVAARIDPASDEQFPRLSAAAPAPAPLLAAPSRAYKGSGGLARNDRNFPALDGAGPSRAPAPRPNAPVAATVLRNSKQPSVSIQVHSQPASASNFRLTQTSGNRITIPKKPLNDEDFPSLLGPRDDHPSLGAASLQPAKVTLINSDEMQSLKKQPSHQHKKAQLSSEAFPALSSSSAPTTPPQWITVSKSKDKSKQTRNQMEPNPPPREPTFNPVADFPTLPVNTKAKKKSQAVPLQISRPQPAPPQPQTNTQSHNEDTKNKNKKKRNANFNAQKEKEKENDTVVNGVTERNEYIVASVNNNNSSGESDRKIKTITDKNNTNATTRTGNGDFSLKSKEYPPLNPKADSFVPPPAASRPTMNGSVPPGFKKRPPCDGMTFTNSAGQTFPAPVHQYMPPANFESRNRALVKKFASALGTSDAVEDFKVASRAFRDSIISAEEFYQHCKTALGNKFEELFPELVALLPDIAKQQELVVGKNISALDVCPTCGQVISNADAISHDTAHWPPLAPR